Sequence from the Chlamydiales bacterium genome:
TAATAAAGGGATGTATTCAGCTAGAAAAAGCCCCCGACTGGGAATTTAAACTCGATATGCTACCTGTGGATGGTATCAGCAAAATTATTACTAAAATCTCTCTAGATGAAAAAAATAAAAACCAGATATTTAACTTATCCAACCCAGAACAAATCAGTTGGTTAGATTTAATACGTTGGCTTAAGGATTTCGGTTATGAGATCGAAATAATATCTCATAATATATGGCAAGCATTGCTGACAAAAATAGATGCAGACAATGCTCTTTTTTCCCTTCTTGCCCTTTATATTGAAGATGAAGTAACTTTTGAAGAAGTAGTAAACAAGAACATCGAGATCCGAAATACTCTTGAAGCTTTGGCTAACTTGAGGATAGATATGCCTTCGGTTAACAACCAAATTTTGCATAAGGCATTTTGTTACCTATCAGAGATGTTTTTTACAAAGCAGAAGGATTTTTTGAATGAAAAATAAGTTTCTCATTATACCTCTAATTTGCCTAGTTGTTGTTGGCATTATATGGTTTGTCCAATCACCCACTTCATCAAAGGAAACGCCCCAACAATCTAGTGCACATGTGGTTCAAGACGTCACGTTTTCTGGTGGTATTATTCCGATTCAATCTTTTAATGATATTCGCTCAGAATTGGATAGTACGGATGCGGATACATTGGTTGTATTCGATGTAGACGATGTATTAATTACTTATAATGATATGGTATTACGTCCCAGTGGAGCACATTTTCGCCCTGCATCTTGGAAGGGCATTGATCCAAAAGAAATTCCTTACTTAATAAGCATTATGTTAAATGAAGGGCAAATAATACTCATAGATCATTCTACGCCTCTACTTATCAATAAATTGAAGAGTAAAGGAGTCAAAACTATAGCTTTAACCGCAGCCAGAACAGGGAAATTTGGAGTTATTGAAAGTGCAGAGGAATGGAGATTAAAAGTATTGAAACAATTCGATATTGATTTTTCTAAGTCGTTCTCTACAAAGCAGATTTATTTCGATAATATAGAAAAAAAAGAAACCGAGTATTCTCTTTTTAAAGATGGTGTTTTATTTCTTGGTGATGAAAAAACCACTAAGGGGGCTCTGTTGGTCCAGTTCCTAAAGAAAGTTCAATGGACGCCAAAAAAAGTAATTTTTATTGATGATAAAATGTCGCATCTTACTTCTGTTGAAGCCGCTTTAAATAAAGCCAAAATCCCTTTTCAAGGGTATCAGTACAAGGGAGCGGATAAGCTTCCTGGTAAACTTGATGAGCAGATAGCAGAGGTTCAATTTAGTCACCTTCGCAAAGACCATAAATGGTTAAGCGATTCTGAAGCTAAAAAGGAGGAGCAATGTTTATCTGCCCTCCATCAATAAGCATATCGGATCCTGTTATATAGCTAGAGTCATCAGATGCTAAGAAAACAGCAGCTTTTGCAATTTCTCTTGGTTGTCCAAACCGTTTGAGAGGAATTGCACTCTCACACTGTATAATCATTTCTTCTGAAATCCCTAATTTATCTTGAATGGGGGTGCGGATAAAACCTGGAGAAATCGAATTGACACGAATATTTTTTGACAACAAATCGGCGGCAAATGATTGTGATAGTGAGCGCAGGGCCGCTTTTGAAGCATTATAAACTGAAAAATCCGTACATCCTTGTATTCCAGATGTTGAGGCAATAAGTATTATTGAGCCACCCTCCCTAAGAAGCGGTAGAGATCTTTGCACCGTAAAGAAAGCTCCTTTCAAATTTATGTCCATAATCTCTTGAAAAGCATTCTCATCCGTGAGTTCTAAAGGAGTTGGCTTAAAAATTCCCGCATTAACCACTAATATATCGCATTTTCCAAATTTTTTACCTATAGTCTCGTAGACATTATCTAAGCTTTTTATATTAATAACGTCTCCGGCCATAACCAAAGAGTTACCATCAGATAGCTCTTTTTTTGCTACATCTATAGAATTCTGGTTTCTACCAAATACAGCCACATTAGCTCCTTCTAATAAAAACTCTTTAGCAATTGCCAAACCAATCCCGCTGGTTCCCCCGGAAATAATGGCAGTTTTATTTGATAATTTCATATATTTAACCTGAGTTGTATTGTTTTTTTTGATTTTACAAATAAATTTGAGACTTTTCTTTTAAAAAAAATAAATAAGCCAAAAAAATAATCAAACAACACAATTCCAAGTAATTTTCTAATTGTATTTTGCTTTCTAATTATTTCGCTTATTTTATTATAAGGAATTTCGGTTTGAGCAACTAAGTTATATTCAGAGTGCCATGTAAAGATTTTTAACTTTTTCAAGATATTATCTATTAGCCGTTGCGCTTCACAAATTGGAGAAAGGCTTTTTTGAGATAAATAATAAAAGTGAGATGCGCATAAGTCTGATAATGCACTTACAGATGTTTTTTGAATGGTCTCATATTTTGAAAGAGCCTCAAAATTATTTTTTTCTGAGACAAGCAAGGAAGCAAGTACCTGACAGTCTTGGAGGGCTGCATTCATTCCCTGTCCATAAAAAGGAAACACTGCATGTGCAGCATCTCCAATTAATATAATCTTATCTTCACAAGACCATTTTGATAAATGAACATTTAATAATCCCCCTATTTTAGAGTCATTTAGTGTGCCTCTTATGGTATTGCTTAAATCAAATAATTGCGGAAAATCCTCTATAAATTTGCTTTCTACGTATTTATGAGCCTCACTTGAACGAATATCAGATAATCCATTGATATCACAACAATAGATACTTGAAAAACTTTGATCTTGATTGGGAATAGCAAAAATAGTCGAATTGTGTTGTGGAAAAATATGCAAGGAACAAGGATCTATTTTCAGCATCCTTGCATCCACTGAAGAGAAGCTAAATTTTTTATAAATCCATTTAAAATACTTAACTTGAAAATCGATAAGTTGGCCTGATAGAACGAATTCCCTTGTCTTGGAATAACCCCCATCAGCTCCTATTAATAAGCTAAAAGGCATTATTAATTCTTGATTTGTCAGACGAGAGCGAACGGTTAGAGAGGAACCATTCTTATTAACATCCACCAATTCTGAATCAAATATCATTTTTGTATTTTTGTTTTTAGATGACTCTTCATAAAGGATTCTAATTAAGTCACTCCTTTTGATAGAAAAGATAATATCTTCTTTTTCTTTTCCATAACTTTGTACAATCCTATTTTGACTAATAGAATGAGAAATAGGAAGATGAATAATGCGATTCTTAATAGGTACCGCACATTCCAAAATTCTTTTTTCAACCCCAATTTTTCGAAAGCACTTCATTCCTCGTTCACTAATAGTCATATTAAAAGAACGGGGGTCTTCTAATTTGTTTGATTGAAAAGGAGGCCTTTTTTCAATAATCAAAATATTTTTCTGAAGTTTTTTGAGAAGAATAGATAAAACAAGCCCGCTGACACCAGCTCCAATAATAACGATGGGTCTATCGCTTGTGTTATTTAAGGTGAAATCCATAGCTTTCCCCAAAATATCATAGTATTAAAATCTTTGGACTGTGAGCATAAATGTTTAGCTTAGATAAAGCAACTTTTTAAAATATCTCGCCTGTAAAACCCCTAATTCTATATAGTCTTCCCTTAACACGCTGCGAATATAAAAAATGAGGTTACTGCCGTGGGAAAAATGTTGCTATTCTACAGTTTGATTTTTATTTGTTCTTTTACTCCATTCAATAATGCTAAAGAGAACACTTCATCTTTTGTTACTTATTCTTTAGATGGTGGGCGGTTTGGCGATCAATTGGTCAACTATATGAAAGCTTTATGGGTATCCTATAAATACGAAATCCCTTTGCTCTATCGTCCTTTTATTTACAGTGATCAGCTTGAATTATCCGAAGCACACGCGCCGCTAATGGATAATGAAAACGTCGAAAATATAAGAAAAATCGAAATCAAAGACAATTTGAAATTTCTTGAAGAGAATAGAGACGATGGTGTTCCTACCTTGTATCTAATTTCGTTCCGTAGTCATGTTTTAAATGATGAAGACTGGGAAAATGAAGTATTTCGCAAAAAACTTACTGAAGTTATCAGGCCAAAAGGGAACATCGAACCTATAGGACTACCATCAGATCGTCTCACTATAGCTATTCACGTACGTAGTCAGAATAACCGCTTTGATACTCCATTGGAGATCGAACAAATGCCAACAAAATTTCCACCACATTCTTTTTACCTAAACGGTTTGAAACAAATTGCCAATCATTTTGAGGGGCACCCTTTATATGTGTATATTTTTACGGATGATCCACAGCCCCAACTAATTAGGGATAAATATATTCGTGAGCTTAAAAATTGGAAAATTGATAATGATGTCATTATCCATTGTCGCGAATCTAAAAATGATCATGACATTAATGTGTTAGAAGATTTTTTTAACATGATGCAATTCGATTGTGTTATTCACCCAGATTCAATGTTTTCTTTAAGTGTGTGTTGTGTTTCTGGACCGATCGTTGAGGTAACTGCACCAGCTTGGAACTATTGTCGCAGGGATGAACAGAATCATATTATTAAAGATAAAGAGGGAAACGTAATAGTCGACAACCTGATCTATTTCAGGCCAGAGAAGGGTAAGCCTAGCTCTGGGACATGTTTTGCTCTAATCGAACAAGACATGTTATTTTAAGGCATAAAGAATGTCATTCCTAAGAGAATGATAATGGTCTTCCGGGATCTATTATAGATTCATATTCTTGTGGATAAACAATATGTGTTGCAGTCGATGTAGCGAGCTGTTTTACAACATAAATGGATGTTTTATCTTTTATACAAGGCTGTTTTCCACATTTAAAACATAGAGTATAGCATAATAAAGCCCTACTTATTTTATCGGGGAGTAACAGGGGTTTTTCATATTTTTTTTCTATTTGAAACTTACGCCCCATGTGCCAACAAGTTATCTTTTGACCCGTTTCATTAACAAGCCTCCCCTTTTGCCTAAAGTCTAGTACTTCGGTCCAGCTGCCATCATTTTCAAATTCTGTACATATTTTTACCATAAAGCCCTCCCAGATAGATTTTCCAACTCATGTTACAGAGCGATTGCAAAAAAAGATATTAAATCTTACAATTCTGTCTGATTTTTAAAACCTGAAGCAATTTATGAATAAAATATTTTTCTTAATTAGTTTATTCCTCTTCAGTTCCTTATTAGCTAAAAATGACTTGTACAAGTCACATTCAGTATCATTTATTATACCTTGTTATAATTGCGAAAAAACCGTTGAAGAATCGATTGCATCTATTTATCAACAAGAATTAAGCATTGCTTTTGAAGTGATTTGTACTGATGACTGCTCTACTGATGAAACAAAACTTGTTTTAAAAAAATGTGCCCAAAAATACCCAAATCTATTGGTTTTTTCTCATGAGAAAAATAAAGGCGGTGGAGCTGCCCGTAATACCTGTACACTTCATTCAAAAGGGGATCTAATTTTCAACTTAGATTCTGATAATGTTTTGGTCCCTAATTCAATAAACTCACTTATTAATTTGATAGATGAAACAAATTCTGATATTGCTTCTTTTCATTATGCAAAATTTTTTGAAGGAAACTATAATGAGATCCACCGTTGGAAATACATTTCTTCAAATAACTTTGCGGATCTTTATAGCCTGTTAGAAGACGAAAATTCTTTTCCATCTTATCAAGGAAATTATCTTTACACTCGTAAGTGTTTTGATTTAGTAGGAGGATATCCAGAAGATTGTGGAGCCCTTGACACAACGGTATTTGGGCTAGTTTTACTAGCAGCTGGTTGCAAAATAGCCATACTTCCTGATCCCGAAAGCTTTTATTGGCATAGAACAAGTACACATTCCTATTGGAGAAGAGAACATCTAAATAATATTATCAATTTTCAAAAAGCTTTAAGTACTATTTCTGAAGTTTTTGCTGATGAATTTTCTGATCTTTTATGGAATAAAGACAGAGCAGAAGAGTGCTTAGAAAGTTGGGCTACACATAAATTTAAATTAACTTCTCCAGATATTTTAGAAAGCTTATTTAAAGCTTATAGGCATAAAGAAAGGATGGAATATTTTGAGGCTGGAAATGAATTTAAAAATGCCCTTATACAAGGCTGTAAATCCACTAAGATCTACCAATACATGCAAGATATGATGGATTTAATTCCCTAAGGGGATGCGCCAACGGTGATTGTGAGTGTACCTCCAGGGCCACCTGCCAGCGACATATTGCCAGGATTTGGCAAAATAGGCTTCATAGCGGGCGCTGAAGGGATAAGTTGCGTTCCCCAAAGGCCAATATAGTTTCCCCCACCATATGTAACACCCAAATACATAGTAGCCCCTGACACTGTATCAAAAGTTTGTCCCGCAAAGTTTACAGACGGATTCGATGTAAAATCAGGATTGCTTCCAAATGTTACACTTACACCCGAGGGCAATTCATTAAAAATTACTGTATAGTTATTTGAGTCATTAAAAGGATCTGGAATGGGTATTCCACTCATATCTCCAATTGTTGTAATTACATGAGCCCCTGCATTGGCAATATTAGTTACAGTTACTGTGCCACTAGTACCCAAATAATCTCCATAAGGAGTCGTATAAAACTGTGTGTAATTACCACTACCCATACCAATAAATGTTCCTGAGTAAAAATCATACCATGGACCTGTACAAGGTATCAGTGAATTATTCGTAAAAAGCGTCTGTGTTCGAATAAAGCTTTGGCTTAAAGGGGCAGATTCACTTGTTACAAGCGGAATAACGCCAGAAATCACTGCAGCAGAAAGACCCTGCCAAATTGCTGTTGAAACATTAGGATCACCTGTACTTGTTGGAGTCGGAGAATAGTCGCTCAACGTTGATGTAAAAAACGCTTTTGAAGAGTTGGGTAAAGGAAGCGTAAGTGTAGAGCCTCCTCCTGTGCCTGAAAGAACAGAAAAATTAAAATTTCCCGACCCATCCATTACCCCTTCTGCAACTCCGTAGGTAGGGCCTGCAGTAGATAAATCAATATAGAGAGGATGTTCTTGAAAGGATGCAGTATTTCCTACGTTATACCAAACATTAGATAACCAAGAACAGGTTGTATAGTCAGGTTCAATGAAATAGTCTAATGGAAAAAGAGGTGTTCCTATTGCAGAACATGCTGAGTCTGGTGATAAAATACGCAAAAGGCCACTACTGCCACTTGGAGGTGCATATGTTAAGTAAAGCCCTTGCCACTTTGGCTCAGTTCCCCCATCTGGAGTAGAGGGAAGTGTTGCTGTAGCTGTTGTATAATTAGTAAAAATCTGAGTGCTTGTTAATGAAGGAGGAAGCCCTGCATAGGCAACTGTCGGTGTAGGAGTTATTTGAGTATAGTCCGTATACGAAATAGAAAATGACAAAGGAATCCCATAATAGTCTACAAGTGTTGGGTTCATTATATAACGATCCCCTCCATCCATTGTAAATTCTTGCTTGTCGAATAAAGTATAATAGTTATCCTGCAAGGGATTTTCAAAATCTTGTGGTTGAAACTGTACTGCCCCAACATAAGGAACAAGCCAGTCAATGGGCCCTCCAACTGAGTAGTAAATGCGAGCAGAGCTTAAAGTAAGCGTTGTTGGAAGGTAAAAAATACGTCCATTTGTTGTTGTAGAGTCTACAGGAAAGTAACTAAGTGGATAAGAGCCAGAGCCCATAGCAGAGACATATGTTTTTGGTGTAGGTACACTCAATTCACCTAAAAATAATCCATCTTGATTCTTTGTGAACGTAATAATATTTGTATAAGTATTTACAAGAATAAGAACATAGACATCAGAATCACTCTGGCCACTATTATTGACAATGGTAAAGGGCATATAACCAGTTGGAGGCGAAAGAGTCACGCCAGTTGCTGCTAAATGAGATTTTTGCTCTGATAAAAATTGCTCTGAAAAGTTAATGTAGAAGTCACGAGAGGGTAGCGCATACAAATAGGTTGCAAAAAGACATGCAAAAATTGTTAGCCAGCATTTTCTTACCATGATTTTTCTCCGTTGAACTTTTTCCTAGATTTTTTTCATAGAGCGTACTAGCATACATTTTTTTATACAAGGAAATTTCATCATGAAAATTTATTTACACCTTGCTACATGTATTATACCTTTAATGCTTTTTGGCCATTCTGGAGATGGCTCTTATTCCAATCAGAAAACTTGTTGTATTCTAGACAACTCTTATCTAACAGTTGGAGCAAACTACACTTATGCAAACCTTGAAGTGGGAGGTGAGCCCTCTTTTAACGGGAGTCTAGGAGGACTACAAGCTCTTTATGAATACCAACCTAAAAACAACTTTTACGGAGGTGTTGAACTTGCATGGAGAGATGGAAACACTCAAGGATCCTATGGAAACAGACATTTCATTGATGTCAATACTAATGAGCGCTTGGGGTATACCTGGTGCTGTGATCAGTGGCTTTGTACTGTTTACACTGGCTTTGGTTTTAGATTCATGTCTCACCATTTAACGCCCTCTACAAGTGCACCTACCTCATTCCTTGACTCCTATTTTCCTCCATTCTTGAGCGATTCAACCTCGTTGAGGTTTAATTACTATGAATTCTATTTTCCTATCGGAATTAAAACAGAATATGCCTTTAGTCCAAACTTTAATCTGGGCCTACAACTAGTTTGGTCACTACAAGCTTTTTCAACAGTGCGTATTGATACACTTGGGGGTGCATTTTGGGAATTACAAAATACATTTGGAAATATCCATGTTGAACTACCCCTTACATACACTCTTGAATGCGACAAAAGATTTTCTTTTACCTTAAGTCCATTTTACGAGCGCTGGCAAGATGGCCTGTCAACTGCAGAAACATCTGGAGGAACAGCTCTTGGCCTCCCAGAAAATACATATAATTTCTGGGGGGTCAACTTTAACTTCACCTATTTATTCTAATGTTCATAACTTCTTAATGACTTCAGCAACTCTTAAGGCATTAGCAACAATTGTAAGCGTTGGATTGACAGCTCCAATCGATGGAAAAAAGCTAGAATCCACTGCAAACAAGTTGTCAATGCCATGAGCTTTACAGTTTAAATCAAGTACAGAAGTCTTTGGATCTTCTCCAAAACGAAGTGTTCCTGCTTGATGAGCACAACCAGCAATGGGTATTTGCTGGGAAAGGTAAATTTTATTAGGGAAGATATGCGTATGCGGCCCTATTTGATGAAGAAGTGTTTTAAGCTTAGCAAGCAATCTTTCGTGTGCCTCTAAGTTATTAGGCGTGTAAGAAAGAATGATTTCACCATTTTTATTAAGGCTTACACGGTTGTTTTTATCAGGCAAATCCTCAGAGGTAAGCCACCAGCCAACAGAATGATCTGCAAGAAATTCAAGAGCAACTCCTGGAGCAAATGCTGGAGCTTCTTCTTGCAACATCTCTTTTTTAACATTGCCAAGAAGCTGTATATGTCCAAGGGGCAATTCTGAGTCCTCTGCTCTGTAGTAAAAATCATTGACTGCCAATGTTTTTTCATACTTTGTAGGGTTAACTTCTTTTGATATTGCGATCATCACAGAGTTGTTGTGAAACATATAGTGCCTTCCCACCAAATCAGAACCAT
This genomic interval carries:
- a CDS encoding DUF2608 domain-containing protein; translated protein: MKNKFLIIPLICLVVVGIIWFVQSPTSSKETPQQSSAHVVQDVTFSGGIIPIQSFNDIRSELDSTDADTLVVFDVDDVLITYNDMVLRPSGAHFRPASWKGIDPKEIPYLISIMLNEGQIILIDHSTPLLINKLKSKGVKTIALTAARTGKFGVIESAEEWRLKVLKQFDIDFSKSFSTKQIYFDNIEKKETEYSLFKDGVLFLGDEKTTKGALLVQFLKKVQWTPKKVIFIDDKMSHLTSVEAALNKAKIPFQGYQYKGADKLPGKLDEQIAEVQFSHLRKDHKWLSDSEAKKEEQCLSALHQ
- a CDS encoding glucose 1-dehydrogenase, which gives rise to MKLSNKTAIISGGTSGIGLAIAKEFLLEGANVAVFGRNQNSIDVAKKELSDGNSLVMAGDVINIKSLDNVYETIGKKFGKCDILVVNAGIFKPTPLELTDENAFQEIMDINLKGAFFTVQRSLPLLREGGSIILIASTSGIQGCTDFSVYNASKAALRSLSQSFAADLLSKNIRVNSISPGFIRTPIQDKLGISEEMIIQCESAIPLKRFGQPREIAKAAVFLASDDSSYITGSDMLIDGGQINIAPPF
- a CDS encoding NAD(P)/FAD-dependent oxidoreductase — its product is MDFTLNNTSDRPIVIIGAGVSGLVLSILLKKLQKNILIIEKRPPFQSNKLEDPRSFNMTISERGMKCFRKIGVEKRILECAVPIKNRIIHLPISHSISQNRIVQSYGKEKEDIIFSIKRSDLIRILYEESSKNKNTKMIFDSELVDVNKNGSSLTVRSRLTNQELIMPFSLLIGADGGYSKTREFVLSGQLIDFQVKYFKWIYKKFSFSSVDARMLKIDPCSLHIFPQHNSTIFAIPNQDQSFSSIYCCDINGLSDIRSSEAHKYVESKFIEDFPQLFDLSNTIRGTLNDSKIGGLLNVHLSKWSCEDKIILIGDAAHAVFPFYGQGMNAALQDCQVLASLLVSEKNNFEALSKYETIQKTSVSALSDLCASHFYYLSQKSLSPICEAQRLIDNILKKLKIFTWHSEYNLVAQTEIPYNKISEIIRKQNTIRKLLGIVLFDYFFGLFIFFKRKVSNLFVKSKKTIQLRLNI
- a CDS encoding glycosyltransferase family 2 protein, which produces MNKIFFLISLFLFSSLLAKNDLYKSHSVSFIIPCYNCEKTVEESIASIYQQELSIAFEVICTDDCSTDETKLVLKKCAQKYPNLLVFSHEKNKGGGAARNTCTLHSKGDLIFNLDSDNVLVPNSINSLINLIDETNSDIASFHYAKFFEGNYNEIHRWKYISSNNFADLYSLLEDENSFPSYQGNYLYTRKCFDLVGGYPEDCGALDTTVFGLVLLAAGCKIAILPDPESFYWHRTSTHSYWRREHLNNIINFQKALSTISEVFADEFSDLLWNKDRAEECLESWATHKFKLTSPDILESLFKAYRHKERMEYFEAGNEFKNALIQGCKSTKIYQYMQDMMDLIP
- a CDS encoding beta-1,3-glucanase family protein, which translates into the protein MVRKCWLTIFACLFATYLYALPSRDFYINFSEQFLSEQKSHLAATGVTLSPPTGYMPFTIVNNSGQSDSDVYVLILVNTYTNIITFTKNQDGLFLGELSVPTPKTYVSAMGSGSYPLSYFPVDSTTTNGRIFYLPTTLTLSSARIYYSVGGPIDWLVPYVGAVQFQPQDFENPLQDNYYTLFDKQEFTMDGGDRYIMNPTLVDYYGIPLSFSISYTDYTQITPTPTVAYAGLPPSLTSTQIFTNYTTATATLPSTPDGGTEPKWQGLYLTYAPPSGSSGLLRILSPDSACSAIGTPLFPLDYFIEPDYTTCSWLSNVWYNVGNTASFQEHPLYIDLSTAGPTYGVAEGVMDGSGNFNFSVLSGTGGGSTLTLPLPNSSKAFFTSTLSDYSPTPTSTGDPNVSTAIWQGLSAAVISGVIPLVTSESAPLSQSFIRTQTLFTNNSLIPCTGPWYDFYSGTFIGMGSGNYTQFYTTPYGDYLGTSGTVTVTNIANAGAHVITTIGDMSGIPIPDPFNDSNNYTVIFNELPSGVSVTFGSNPDFTSNPSVNFAGQTFDTVSGATMYLGVTYGGGNYIGLWGTQLIPSAPAMKPILPNPGNMSLAGGPGGTLTITVGASP